In the Blattabacterium sp. (Blattella germanica) str. Bge genome, GATCTCCTGGTCCCAAACCAGGCGCGATAACCAAACTACGCCATACCCCGTGCGGAGAATGTGGGATTCGAACCCACGCGGTATTTCTATACCGACAGTTTAGCAAACTGTTCCGTTAACCACTCCGGCAACTCTCCCAAAGAATACAAATCTAAAGGAGATCTATTAAATAAACAAATAATCAGCTTTTAGGATATTCTATTCTAGTATGATAAATATTTATTAGTTTCTTTTTAAGAACTTTTTTTACTTTCTCTATTTCCTTTAAAGTAATATCCGCATTAGAAAACTGATTTTCTTTTTTCTGTTTGTTAATAACATTTTCTACCAAGTCTTCTAAATCTTTGGAAGACGGATTTTTTATACTTTTAGAAGCAGCTTCTACAGAGTCGGCTATCATAACAATAGCCGTTTCTTTGGAAAAAGGTTTAGGTCCAGAATATTGAAATTGTCTTTTATCCACTTTGATATTAGGACATTTTTTTTTTTGTTTTTCGTAAAAATAATGAATAATGCTATTTCCATGGTGTGTTCGTATGAAATCAGTAACAGAATCAGGAAGATGATATTTTTTTGCAAACTCAATTCCAATTGAAACATGTCCTAAAATAATTTTTGAACTTTCTTTTGGACTTAATTTTTCGTGGGGATTATTAATTATATTATGTTGATTTTCAGTAAAAAAATTTGCATTTTTTATTTTTCCTATATCATGATAAATAGCTCCTATTCTTACCAATAATGAATTGGCTCTAATAGCAACAGCTGCTTCTTCTGCGATATTTGCTACTGTTAAAACATGTTGAAAAGTACCAGGAGCTTTTTGAGATAACAATCTTAATATAGGAGTATTTGTATCCGATAGTTCCAATAATGAAATATCAGAAGTGAGATTTAATAATTTTTCGAAAAGAAATATTAATGGATGAACAAATAAAGTTAAAACTCCACTAAAAAAAATAAAGAAAAAAGTATGCCAAGAAATTTTTTCTAAAGACCCTTCACGAATCAAAATAAGTGAACTAAAAGTAACTATATAAGTAATGGTTATTTTTCCAACAGCAATAAAAAGGTTCGCCATTTTATAAATGTTTTTTTTTGTAAGCATGACTAAAAATCCTGTAATTAATTGAATAAAAATAAATTCAAAACTATTTGGGGCAATTAAGGACAATAATAAAATGGTTGTTATGTGAATAATGATGCTCAAGTGAAAATTGAAAAAAGCACGAATACTTATAGGAAGTATACAAAAAGGAATTATATATAATATTTTAGAATGATATTTTAAAATTAAAATAGTAATTAATGATATGAGCAGTATATTGATTATTAAAAAATTAATTTCCCTATTTTTGTGGAAGATTTTATTTTGAAAATAAAAAAGATATAATATAAATAAAGTAAATATCATACTAATGATAAGAAAATACCCTATAATAAGACAATAATCTTTTTTTTTATTCCATACTTTATTTTCATATTCCTTTTTGAAATAAGATAAAATCTGAAATTTATTTTCATCTATTATTTCATTATTTCCGATAATTTTATCTCCTTTTGAAAAAGAATATTTTATTTTATTGATAGATTGAATTTTTTTATGAAAAAAAAATTCAGTATAACTTTGGTTATAAAAAAAATTTGGTACGATAATTTTTTTTAAAATTCTTTTTAAAATCTTGACACGATAACCATTTATAAGAAAATTTTTATCAATAATATGATTTACCTTTTTGCGAGTGTAAATTTTTTTGTATAAAATGGGAATCCATTTTTTGTTTTTTTGAAAAAAAATTATATGAATTTTATTATGTTCCGTTATATCTGGAATTGGAATAGAATCTATATATCCATATTTGTACACAGTATTTACTGTTTTATAAACGATTTTGGAATAATGTTTTCTATTTTTTAGAAATGGAATTTTTTTTAGCTTTTTTTTTATGTTTTTAACTATTTTTTCGTTTTGAATAAAAAATATTTTTTGATCCTCTTTCAATTTTTTTATTTCTAAATCGATATCTTGATTGTTTTTTGGAACAACAAAACAAAACGGAGAAAATAAATCTCTGTAAGTCCAATTTTTTCCTTTTGAAAATTCATATTTAAAAATCTCTTTTTTTGGGAAAAAAAATGTCAATGATAAGACTGCAATAATTGGAACTAAAATCTTATCTGCAATATTTTTATATGTATAAAACTTTAAGAAATTAGCCATTTCCTAAAAACCTAAAAAATTGAAACTATGCAATTTTTTCGGAAGGATGAAATTTTCATTTCAAGAAGAAGTATCAAAAATTAATTATCAATTATATTATGATAATATCATCATGTTTTTTTTTTATAAGATGATTGATTTTTTTGTAAAATATTGGATAACAATCTATTTTCATCATTAATGCTTTCTTCTAAACAAATAGTAGATTCCGTTCTAAGAACTCCTTTTATCTCTCCAATTTTAGAAATAACATCTCTAGCATCCGAAGGGTCTCTAGCAATAATTCTACAAAAAAGATTATATTTTCCTGAGGTAATATATAATTGGACAACATTAGGAATTTTTTTTAATTCTTCTTTCACCAATTTAGATTCACGAGAATCCGATAAAATTCCTACAAAAGCTATTAAATGAAAACCCAAAGATTCATATCCAATAATCAAAGTACTTCCCTTGATAATTCCTGCTTCTTCTAATTTTTTTACTCTAACATGAACAGTACCAACAGATAATGGTTTTATTTCTTTGCTAATCTGTTTACTGATTTCAGTATATGGAGTTCTAGCATTTATATTTAATTTTTTGACAATAGTATTGTCTATTTCATCTGTATTATATCTTAGAATCATTGTTTTATATTTTTATTTTTTTTTGAATAAAGGTATTAAAAATACCAAGATACAAAACTTTCTTTTTAAGAAATAGGTTCTTGTTTTTCAATAAGTAATCTTATGATATAAATGATTTGATTTGGATTCTTTTTTTTGT is a window encoding:
- a CDS encoding HDIG domain-containing metalloprotein; protein product: MANFLKFYTYKNIADKILVPIIAVLSLTFFFPKKEIFKYEFSKGKNWTYRDLFSPFCFVVPKNNQDIDLEIKKLKEDQKIFFIQNEKIVKNIKKKLKKIPFLKNRKHYSKIVYKTVNTVYKYGYIDSIPIPDITEHNKIHIIFFQKNKKWIPILYKKIYTRKKVNHIIDKNFLINGYRVKILKRILKKIIVPNFFYNQSYTEFFFHKKIQSINKIKYSFSKGDKIIGNNEIIDENKFQILSYFKKEYENKVWNKKKDYCLIIGYFLIISMIFTLFILYLFYFQNKIFHKNREINFLIINILLISLITILILKYHSKILYIIPFCILPISIRAFFNFHLSIIIHITTILLLSLIAPNSFEFIFIQLITGFLVMLTKKNIYKMANLFIAVGKITITYIVTFSSLILIREGSLEKISWHTFFFIFFSGVLTLFVHPLIFLFEKLLNLTSDISLLELSDTNTPILRLLSQKAPGTFQHVLTVANIAEEAAVAIRANSLLVRIGAIYHDIGKIKNANFFTENQHNIINNPHEKLSPKESSKIILGHVSIGIEFAKKYHLPDSVTDFIRTHHGNSIIHYFYEKQKKKCPNIKVDKRQFQYSGPKPFSKETAIVMIADSVEAASKSIKNPSSKDLEDLVENVINKQKKENQFSNADITLKEIEKVKKVLKKKLINIYHTRIEYPKS
- a CDS encoding Lrp/AsnC ligand binding domain-containing protein, which gives rise to MILRYNTDEIDNTIVKKLNINARTPYTEISKQISKEIKPLSVGTVHVRVKKLEEAGIIKGSTLIIGYESLGFHLIAFVGILSDSRESKLVKEELKKIPNVVQLYITSGKYNLFCRIIARDPSDARDVISKIGEIKGVLRTESTICLEESINDENRLLSNILQKNQSSYKKKT